One Melospiza melodia melodia isolate bMelMel2 chromosome 1, bMelMel2.pri, whole genome shotgun sequence genomic window carries:
- the PTGR3 gene encoding prostaglandin reductase 3 gives MSFSAKSGASLSSRAARWWWRQQPSCVAAAPAWCFGSSWSRPILDMSYSRQFLDFQGSSIPSSMKKLVVTKLSQNFREAVTLQQDSPVPLPGDGDLLVRNRFVGINASDINYSAGRYDASVKPPFDIGFEGVGEVVALGLSASADYSVGQAVAYVKAGSFAEYTVVPARQAVPLPSVKPEFLTLMVSGATAYLSLKELGDLSEGQKVLVTAAAGGTGQFAVQLAKKAKCHVIGTCSSDEKGGFLKSIGCDRTINYKTENVESVLRKDYPEGVDVVYESVGGKMFDLALNALAIKGRLIVIGFIAGYQNPTGLQPVKAELLPAKLLKKSASVRGFFLNHYLSDYKMALQHLLKMYERGDLVCEVDFGDMSPEGKFTGLESVFRAVDYMYMGKNIGKIVVELPHSVNSKL, from the exons ATGAGTTTTAGCGCGAAAAGCGGCGCTTCGCTGAGCTCCCGGGCAGCGCGGTGGTGGTGGCGGCAGCAGCCGTCCTGCGTCGCCGCAGCTCCTGCCTGGTGCTTCGGCAGCAGCTGGTCGCGGCCCATCCTGGACATGTCCTACTCCCGTCAGTTTCTGGATTTCCAGGGCTCGTCCATCCCCAGCTCCATGAAGAAGCTGGTGGTGACGAAGCTGAGCCAAAACTTCAGGGAAGCGGTCACCCTGCAGCAGGACTCGCCCGTGCCACTCCCGGGAGACGGAGACCTCCTGGTCAGGAACAG aTTTGTCGGCATCAATGCATCTGATATAAACTACTCAGCTGGTCGGTATGACGCCTCAGTTAAACCCCCCTTTGATATAGGCTTTGAAGGTGTCGGTGAAGTGGTAGCGTTAGGACTCAGTGCTAGTGCAGATTACTCGGTGGGTCAGGCTGTGGCCTACGTGAAAGCAGGTTCCTTTGCTGAGTACACAGTTGTGCCAGCCAGACAAGCAGTCCCTCTACCCTCAGTGAAACCCGAGTTCCTCACTTTAATGGTAAGTGGCGCAACTGCATACCTCAGTTTGAAAGAGCTGGGAGACCTGTCTGAAGGCCAGAAGGTTctggtgacagcagcagctggaggaacGGGCCAGTTCGCTGTGCAGCTTGCAAAGAAGGCAAAATGCCATGTAATTGGAACCTGCTCCAGTGATGAAAAGGGTGGCTTTCTGAAATCCATTGGCTGTGACCGTACCATCAACTATAAAACTGAAAATGTTGAATCTGTGCTTAGGAAGGACTACCCCGAAGGTGTGGATGTGGTGTATGAATCTGTTGGAGGAAAGATGTTTGACTTGGCTCTCAATGCCTTGGCTATCAAAGGGCGCCTGATAGTTATTGGGTTTATCGCTGGCTACCAAAACCCCACTGGCCTCCAGCCCGTTAAAGCAGAGTTATTGCCAGCAAAACTATTGAAGAAGTCTGCTAGCGTCCGGGGTTTCTTCTTGAACCATTACCTTTCTGACTACAAAATGGCTCTGCAGCATTTGCTCAAGATGTATGAAAGAGGAGACCTGGTTTGTGAGGTGGACTTTGGAGACATGTCTCCTGAGGGCAAGTTCACTGGCTTGGAATCTGTATTCCGTGCTGTAGATTACATGTACATGGGAAAAAACATTGGAAAAATTGTAGTTGAATTACCTCACTCTGTCAACAGTAAGCTGTAA